The Kribbella sp. NBC_00662 nucleotide sequence CCTTGTTGTCGAGGGCAACGATCGAGTGCCATTGCGAGGACAGCACGATCGCGCGGATGTTCTCGAGGTGACCGTTCTGCTGGAGCTCGTCCAGGCAGCCGAGCAGACCCTCGACGTACTCGTGCAGGTCGAGCGTGGCCGAGCCGTCCGAGCTGTACGTCGGCGCGATCTTGTGCCGGGCCAGGGCGCCGGGGATCGGCGAGGCGTCGTCGTCGGACAACACCAGGGCACGGGCCGACGACGTACCGAGATCAAGTGCGAGAACGCGACCGTCAGTCTTCGTCATGGAGGGCCTTGAGGAAGTTCTGGGCCCAGACGTTCACGTCGTGCGCGGCCAGGTGCTTGCGCATCGCCTTCATCCGGCGGCCGAGCTGGCGGTCGTCGGTGTTCATCGCGTCGACGATCGTGTCCTTCATACCGTTGATGTCGTGCGGGTTCACGAGGAAAGCTTGCCGGAACTCGTCGGCCGCGCCGGCGAACTCGCTCAGCACCAGCGCGCCGGTGTCGTCGTACCGCGTCGACACGTACTCCTTCGCGACCAGGTTCATACCGTCCCGGAGCGGTGTCACCACGGCGACGTCCGCGGCCCGGAACAGCGCTGCCATCTCGGTCCGCGAGTACGACGTGTGCAGGTAGTTGATCGCCGGCGTACCGATCCGGCCGTGCTCGCCGTTGATCCGGCCGACCAGGAGCTCGATCTCGTCACGCAGGACGCGGTACTGCTCGACCCGCTCGCGTGACGGCGTCGCCACCTGGATGAACACCGCGTCGTCGACCGAGATCCGCTTCTCGTCCAGGAGCTCGCCGAACGCCCGCAGCCGTTGCCGGATGCCCTTGGTGTAGTCGAGCCGGTCGACGCCGAGCAGGATGTGCGTCGGGTTGCCGACCTCCTGCCGCATCTCGGCCGCGCGGGCCGTGGTCTCCGGTTGACGGGCCAGCTTCTCCAGCTCGTTGACGTCGATCGAGATCGGGAAGGCCTTCGCGCGGACGATCCGGTCGTCCGGCAGGTGGATGCGGTCGCCGCGGGTCCGCAGGCCCATCCGGTTGCGGGCCAGGCGGGCGAAGTTCGAGGCGGCGCCGGGTCTTTGGAAACCGACCAGGTCCGCGCCCATCAGCCCGTCCAGGATCTGCCGCCGCCACGGCATCTGCGCGAACAGTTCGGTCGGCGGGAACGGGATGTGCAGGAAGAACCCGATCCGTACGTCGGGGCGCAGCCGGCGCAGCATCGCCGGGACGAGCTGCAGCTGGTAGTCGTGCACCCAGACGTCCGCGTTGTCGTCGGCGGCATCCGCCGCGGCCTCGGCGAAGCGCCGGTTCACCGCGACGTACGACTCCCACCACTCGCGGTGGAACTCCGGCGCCACGATCACGTCGTGGTACAGCGGCCAGAGGGTCGCGTTGGAGAAGCCCTCGTAGTACAGCTGCACGTCCTCGGCCGAGAGCATCACCGGGACCAGATGCATACCGTCGTTGTCGAACGGGTCGACCTTCTCGTCCGGGCTGCCGGTCCAGCCGATCCACGCGCCGTGGTGGCTCTGCATGACCGGTGCGAGCGCGGTGACCAGTCCGCCTGGACTGCGGCGCCACGCCGTACTGCCGTCGGGCATCTCGATCCGGTCGACCGGCAGCCGGTTGGCCACCACTACGAAGGAACTCCTACCGTTCGGCATCTTCAGCGTCATCCACTCAGGTCGTCGTCGTCACCGGGGTAACGGACCCCGATCTGGCTCCGGGTCTCGTCGAGCAGGTCGAGAATCTCGAGGGTGGCGGCATGAGGCAACGCCGGTACTTCGAGCGCCCCCGC carries:
- a CDS encoding trehalose-6-phosphate synthase gives rise to the protein MPNGRSSFVVVANRLPVDRIEMPDGSTAWRRSPGGLVTALAPVMQSHHGAWIGWTGSPDEKVDPFDNDGMHLVPVMLSAEDVQLYYEGFSNATLWPLYHDVIVAPEFHREWWESYVAVNRRFAEAAADAADDNADVWVHDYQLQLVPAMLRRLRPDVRIGFFLHIPFPPTELFAQMPWRRQILDGLMGADLVGFQRPGAASNFARLARNRMGLRTRGDRIHLPDDRIVRAKAFPISIDVNELEKLARQPETTARAAEMRQEVGNPTHILLGVDRLDYTKGIRQRLRAFGELLDEKRISVDDAVFIQVATPSRERVEQYRVLRDEIELLVGRINGEHGRIGTPAINYLHTSYSRTEMAALFRAADVAVVTPLRDGMNLVAKEYVSTRYDDTGALVLSEFAGAADEFRQAFLVNPHDINGMKDTIVDAMNTDDRQLGRRMKAMRKHLAAHDVNVWAQNFLKALHDED